In Acinetobacter wanghuae, the sequence ACGTCTTTAGTTCGTTTAAAGAACAGCGCACCAAAGACATTACGACCACGCGGGAATGACATTTCTAAGTTGTCATACACTGATAGATTTTCGTAGATATTGGGGTTTTGGAATTTACGCCCCACACCCTTACGCACAATGTCGAACTCTTTGAGTTTGGTGAGTTCGATATCGTTGAATTTAATAGTGCCTGAAGTAGCTTTGGTTTTACCGCAGATTAAATCCAGCACGGTGGTTTTGCCTGCACCGTTTGGTCCAATGACCACGTGTACTTCGTTTTTGTCCAAGTAGAAGTTAAGGTCGCTGACGGCTTTGAAGCCGTCAAATGAAACTGTGAGATCTTCAATGACAAGGACAGGTTTTGTCATTTCTACGCCGACTTTACTCATTTGACACCTCCTTCTACAACGGGCTCTGGGATATCTTCAGGGTCATTAGCTGGTGGTGGGGTAGGCTTGTCTGCTACCTTCTTTTTGAGGAAGAGCGGACGCACATATTTTTGATATACACCTGCTAAACCATCTGGAAGGAACATCACTACGAAGATGAACAAACCACCGAGTAAGAATAACCATAATTCAGGGAAGGCTTCAGAGAAGTAAGTTTTACCAAGGTTTACGAGTACAGCACCGTAAACGGCGCCAATTAGAGATAAACGACCACCGACAGCAGCAAGAATGACCATCTCAATAGAAGGCACAATGCCAATAATAGTCGGTGACATAAAGCCGACTTGAAGGGTAAACATCGCGCCACCAATAGAAGACACAACTGCTGCAAAGCAGAAGATGAACACTTTGTACATCGCCACGTCATAGCCTGAGAAACGGACGCGTTCTTCTTTATCACGCATTGCAGAAAGGAGACGCCCCAGTTTAGAGCTAAGAACAAAACGGCTGATCATGATCACTGCAATTAAGAGCAGGGCATTGATGTAGTAAAGCACGTATTTTGCCTCGTCCGTACGAATGTCCCAGCCATGTAATGTTTTAAGGTCTGTAATCCCGTTAATACCGCCTGTGAAACCTTGTTGACCAATAATCAAGATGGTGAGAATTGCGACAATGGCTTGCATGATGATTGAGAAGTACACATCACCGACACGGCGGGTAAACATCGCAAAACCAATAATGAAGGCAAGCAAAATCGGAATAATAATGATGGCAAACAGGGTAAAGCCAAAGCTATGGAAGGGCTCCCATAACATGGGCAGACTGGTGATTTGGTTCCAGTCCATAAAATCGGGAATACCCGGTGTGGTTTGTGCCGCAGTACTTTGCATGTCTGAAGCTTCGAGCTTTAAGAACATGGCCATGCAGTAACCGCCAATGCCAAAGAAGATGCCTTGACCTAAACTTAAGATCCCACCATGCCCCCAGCACAGCACAAGACCAATTGCCACGAAAGCAAAAGTGAGATATTTACCCATCAAATTGAGACGGAAAATATCTAAAAACATGGGCATTACAAGAAGAATCAGTACAGCAAGAATGGCAAGTCCGATCGCCCCTTCTTTACCGCCTAAAAATGCGTTTGCTAAATTTTTCATAATTTCTCTCCTGAATCCTATTTACGAACTTTGATTGAGAAGAGACCTTGAGGACGCAGCATCAAGATGATGATCACAGTCGCCAAAGTAATGACTTTTGCCACAGAACCGGACAAGAAGAATTCTAAAATCGATTGTGCTTGCGCAATGCTAAATGCTGAGGCAATTGTACCCAGTAAACTCGCTGCACCGCCAAAGACCACCACAAGGAAGGTATCGACAATATAAAGTGAACCGGCGGTTGGACCTGTAGAACCAATCGTGGTAAATGCAGCGCCTGCGATCCCTGCAAGACCACAACCTAGTGCAAAAGTCAGACTATCTACACGTTTGGTGTTGATGCCGACAGCACCACTCATAAAGCGGTTTTGGTTGGTTGCACGTAGTTGTAGACCCCAACGTGAACGGTAAATCAGGAAATAAACAAAAGCAGTTACAGTTAACGTCACACCGACCAAGAATAATCCATTAATTGGAATATCAATGGTTTCTGTGGGTTGATACGAACCCATCAACCAATCTGGCAGGGTCGGGCTGACTTCTTTAGGGCCAAAGACAGAACGGAAAAGCTGTTGCATGATGAGACTTAAGCCCCATGTTGCAAGCAGGGTATCAAGTGGTCGTTGATAAAGCCGGCTAATCATCAGCCGTTCGACCATGTAGCCAATAATGCCTGCGGTAAGAAATGCGGCGATAATCGCAATCAGGAAGTAATAGGGTAAAAGTTGTGGGAAGAAACTTTCAGTTAAGGTTGAAATGAAAAAAGTGGTATAGGCGCCAATGGTCAGGAATTCACCATGTGCCATGTTAATGACACCCATTTGCCCAAAGATAATTGCAAGGCCGAGTGCCATCAATAACAGCACACAGAACACAGAGAGACCATTAAAGCCTTGCATGGCAAAAATTGCACCGAATTCAGCAAATGAAATATCCATCGCATCATCCTCCAAGCTTTAAAATTGTGTGGAATAAAAAGATCAGGAGAATGGCTTTCCCCTGATCATGTGGCTGTTAAATTAGTAACCTTTAGGGAATGGGTTTGGTTTGATTAAACCTTTAGACTCGTAAACGACTTTAAACTGACCGTTGGTTTGTACTTCGGCAATACGTGATTTGCTCCATAAGTGATGGTTCGGGTCGATTTTCACATAGCCTTCAGGCGCAGTTTTCATCTCTAAACCTTTAGAAGCCGCTGTCACTTTCGCGACATCGAAGCTACCTGCTTTTTCAACCGCAGCTTTCCATAACCATGGACCTAAGTAAGCCGCTTGCGTTACGTCACCGATCACGGCTTTAGGACCATATTTCGCTTTAAACGCTTTTACGAACGCTTGGTTATTCGGGTTATTCAGGCTTTGGAAGTACTTCATTGAAGAGTAGAAGCCCTTCATGTTTTCGCCGCCAATACCGAGCAACTCATCTTCAGTGACAGACAATGTAAGCAGAGTTTGTTTGTCACCTGTGACACCCGCTGCTTTCATTTGTTTGTAGAAGGATACGTTTGAACCACCCACAACAGCAGCGAAGATTGCATCAGGTTTTTTTAACTTGGTTTTATTAATCAGTGAACCGAATTGCGTATGACCTAATGGATAGTATTCTTCACCGACTACTTTACCTTTCAATACTTTTTCGATGTGCGTACGTGCAATTTTCATTGTGGTACGTGGCCAAATATAGTCAGAACCAATCAAATAGAAAGTCTTGGCTTTTTTCACTGAAGATAACCAGTTCAGTGCCTCAAGTACCTGTTGAGTCGCTTCCTGACCTGTATAGATGACATTTTTAGATTGCTCTAAACCCTCATAGAAGGTTGGGTAGTAAAGCAATGAGTTGTTACGCTCAATAATTGGCAATACAGCTTTACGTGATGCAGATGTCCAACAACCAAAGATGGCAGCCACGCGGTCTTTTTCAGAGAGCTTACGTGCCTTTTCTGCAAATGTTGGCCAGTCAGATGCACCATCTTCTTGAATGATTTTGATCTGGCGACCGAGGATACCGCCTTGTTTATTAATCTGTTCAATGGCTAAACGTTCTGCTTGAATCGAACCTGTTTCAGAGATTGCCATGGTGCCTGTTGCTGAGTGCAACTGACCGACGTAAACGAATTTATCGTCTACTTTAAGTTTGGTGGTATTCACTTTAGCGGTTGCAGGAACACTTGCGTTTGTCAGCATTGGTGCAAGTAAGAATGGAACGGCAAGTACACCTGCAAGTAGCCCTGAGGTTTTTACTTTTGCTTTTAAAGTCATGCTTTTTCCCCTGTCGAATCTGAATTGATTGAGCGCATACGCTTTTTAATTGAACTGCGTTTGGTATGGCTTAAGCCTAAGGGGAGTTAAATCATGCGCATATACGTCACTTTACGTATATGCCTCTGTATAGCCATGCTTTTAGATACTGTTAGGCTGGGCATGGTTTTTGCTTTAAAGAGCAGATATTGATGAATGTTTGACTGTCATGCAACCAGATGCCCATTCGAGCCAAGCACCGCAGCGCGTGATTCCAACCCGACGTAAATACAATACGTGGGTGGTCGATGAAAGTATTGAAGATTATGCACTTCGCTATGCGCCAAAATCGGTACGCAAATGGTCACTGTGGACAGTCACCAATACTGCCATTGCCGCGGTCAGTTTCCTTGCAATGGAAGCATTGGGCGCAACCATGCTTTGGCAATATGGTTTTAGTAATGCATTTTGGGCATTACTGGTGGTATCGCTGATTATTTTTCTGACCAGTTGGCCAATTGCTTACTATGCCGCACGCTATAACGTGGATATTGATTTACTGACCCGTGGTGCAGGTTTTGGCTACATTGGTTCGTCTATTACATCGGTCATCTATGCCAGTTTTACCTTTATCTTTTTTGCCTTTGAAGCCGCCATTATGGCTTTGGCATTGGAACTGGGTTTAGGCTTGCCGTTAAGCATTGGTTACTTGGTGTCTTCACTGATTGTGTTACCACTAGTAGTGAAGGGCATTGGTTTCATCAATAAAGTACAAGCATTCACGCAACCCATTTGGTTATTCTTATTATTATTACCGTGGTGCTTTGTTTTGGTGAAGCATCCGAGTTTGGTACATGAGCTTGCACTTATAGAGGGCGTAAAATCCAATACTGCATCCTTTAATTTGGCATTTTTTGGTGCATCTTGTACCGTTCTATTTGCTTTGATTACCCAAATTGGTGAGCAGGCCGATTATTTACGCTTTTTACCTGATAAAAAAAAGATTAAAAATAAATGGAACCTTGCCGTCTTCTTAGGTGGACCTGCATGGATTTTGGCAGGCTTTGCTAAGATTTTTATGGGTATGCTGTTGATGGCATTGGCACTCAAGTTTTTTGTGCCGAATAGCGAATTGACTGATCCAAACTACTTATATTGGATCGCGTTTCAACAGGTTGTGGCTCATCCCGGAGTTGCTTTATTTCTGACGGTACTCTTTGTCTGTATTGCACAAATTAAAATTAATGTCACCAATGCCTATGCAGGTTCACTCGCATGGTCAAACTTCTTTGCGCGGTTAACCCATAGCCATCCTGGTCGCGTGGTATGGCTGGTATTTAATGTTTTTATCGCGTTACTGCTCATGGAGCTGGGCGTCATTCATGCTGTAGAACGGGTTTTAGGTTTATATAGTAATGTTGCCTTGGCTTGGGTGGGGGCGATTGTTGCAGACTTAATCATTTGTAAGCCTTTGGGCTTAAGTCCTAAAGGAATCGAATTTAGACGTGCTTATTTATATGATATTAATCCTGTCGGTGTAGGAAGCCTCTTTATTGCATCAAGTTTATCTTTGCTCTGCTACTGGGGGATTTTTGGCGAGATTGCTCAATCATTGGCGGGCTTTATTGCACTCGGCACTTCCATGCTCTGTGTACCGTTTATCGCCTACATGACCAAAGGCAAATATTATCTTGCGCGCAAAGAAAAACCTGCATTGTCCTGTGTTGAAACTCAAACCTGTGTGGTCTGTGAGCATGATTATGAAGTGGCGGATATGGCAAGTTGTCCTGCTTATAACAGTCATATTTGTTCGCTCTGCTGCACCTTAGAAGCGCGTTGTCATGACTTATGTAAGCCGCATGCGCGTTGGTCATCTCAACTTCGAGTTTTTGCGACATGGTTCTTACCCAAATATTGGGTGCAATATATCAATACACGTTTAAGCCTGTATATCTTGCTGTTGTTGGTGTTGGGTATCGTTTTGGCAGTGAGTTTGAGTCTGATTTATTTGCAAGAGCTTTCAAGTACGGGCTATTCTTTTCAGCAGCAGGATGCCTTACTCACGCTATTCATTAAAATTTATGCGGTTTTATTTTTATTACTCTGCGTCGCTGCATGGTGGCTCGTGCTCAATGATGAAAGTCGTCGTCAGGCACAGCAGGAAAGTAATACCCAAACCCAGCTGCTGATGGATGAGATTGAAGCGCATAAAATTACCGATCGTCAATTACAGGATGCGCGCATACAAGCTGAAAAAGCCAATGAAGCTAAAAGTCGTTATGTGATTGGCATTAGTCATGAATTGCGAACGCCGTTGAACAGTATTTTGGGATATAGCCAACTCTTACAAAAACAAGAACAACTCTCGGACAAAGGAGAAGCTGCACTAGGAGTGATTAGTCGAAGTGGTCAGCATCTGACTTCGCTGATTGATGGATTGCTTGATCTAGCGCGAATTGAAACGGGGAAAATTTCTTTAGAAAGTTCCAATATTGATTTTCCAAAATTTCTGAATCAAATCGTGCATATGTTTGAACCACAATTCATGCAAAAGCAGCTCGATTTTCAGGTCTTCATTAGCAATAAAATTCCACAATATGTACGTACCGATAAAAAGCGCCTTGAACAAGTGCTGATTAATATTTTAGGCAATGCGCTGAAGTTTACCGTTTCGGGTCGGGTCACTTTTAAAGTCGAGTATCGTTTTCAAACGGCTTATTTTGAGATTCAGGATACAGGGTGTGGCATTGCAGAAGATGATATCGAACGTATTTTTCAGCCTTTTGAACGTGGTCATAACGTCATACAAGGCAGCTTTGCAGGCACAGGTTTAGGACTACCGATTGTGAAATTGTTGGTGGATATTTTGGGTGGCGAACTCAAGATGAACAGCCAATTGAAACAAGGTTCAGTCTTTAAAATCAAACTGTATTTACCATCAAAATCTCTGATTCACCCCATTGCAGATGTCGCATCCAATACCGTGGTTGGCTATAGCGGTCAACGCCGTAAAATTTTAGTCGTTGATAACGAACTGACGGATCGTGGTCTAGTGCTCAACTTCTTGCAACCTTTAGGCTTTATTTTGGAAGAGGCGGAGTCAGGTTTGGAATGTTTGCGCAAAGTCCCTGTTTTTCAGCCAGATTTAATATTAATGGATTTGAGTATGCCGATGCTCGGGGGGTGGGAAACGGCAAAATTATTGCGTAAAAACAAAATCACCAATGTCCCCATTATTATCATTTCAGCCGATGCCAACGAGCGTATGCAAAACCCTGAAACCGATGTGCTGAATGAAGATTTTTTGGTAAAACCTGTTGATTTGAATCTGCTGCTCAATAAAGTCGGCGACAAACTTGGCTTAAGTTGGATTCATCAGCATGAAGATGAACATGTGCCTGAAATCTATTTGCCGATCCAGCCAAATTTTGAGGACATTATCGATCCGATTCAGATTGAGCCCGTACAAAAGCCTAATCCCTTAACACTGAAAGAAGCGATGCAGCAATTGGAACAGCATTTAAGTATTGGTTATATCCGCGGTGCAAAAGAGCAATTGGCGCAATGTATGCAAGATTTTAGTCAGCATCAGGAACTATGGGCTCAGATTGAACAAGATTTAAAACAGTTTGATTTTAAGACATCCATTCAGCGTTTGCAGCAGCAAAACAATGCATTGGAATAGGGGAATGAGCATGTTAGAAAGTATTTTGATTGTTGATGATATTCCTGAAAACTTAAGCTTACTGCATGAAAGTTTAGATCAGGCAGGCTATCAGGTTTTAGTCGCAACCAATGGCTTTAGTGCGATTGAAATTGCCCATCGCTCGCAACCCGATATGATTTTGCTTGATGGCAGCATGCCTGAGATGGATGGCTTTGAAACCTGTTTGCAGCTTAAATCGAGTCCGATGACCGAGCATATTCCTGTGATCTTCATGACAGGCTTAACGGAAACTGAACACATCTTAAAAGGCTTTCAAGTTGGCGGGGTCGATTATGTCACCAAGCCTTTAAACATTGATGAAGTACAAGCGCGCGTCAAAACGCATCTTTTACAAGCGCGTTTAATGCATCAACAAAAACAAATGTTAGATGCAACGGGGAGTGCAATTGTGTCATTAAACTTAAATGGAGAAATGATTTGGCAAACGCCGGTTGTCAGTGAGCTATTAAAAAGACATGAAATTGATCTCGAACATTTTCAAAAGAGTTTAAATATATGGCTACAAGACTTACTAAAACAGCCAGACCAAGCGCATTTCATCCATGGTCAATATGGACATCAACAGCATCAGTTACAGCTCAATTTACTGACGCCCATGGACGGCAATCGGGTTTTTAAACATGTTCTGGTTCAACTGAAAGAACAAACCCAAATGCCAAGCGCAGAGGAGATTGCACAAGCATGTCCAACCTTAACCCCACGTGAAGCAGAGGTCATGCATTGGGTGACGATGGGTAAAACCAACCGTGATATTGCTGAGATTTTGCAGCTCAGTCCGCGTACAGTGAATAAGCATTTAGAGCATGTATTTGAGAAGCTGTTTGTGGAAACGCGTACCGCTGCGGTGTTGCATGTAACGTCGGCTTGTCAGAATCAGGCGGTTGCTTAATTAATTGTTAACCCTCTCTACAAAGGAGAGGGTTAATGGTTTGGAAAAAATTATATTTACAAATTTATAGCTCTGTAGTGTCATTCCATAAAAAATAACCCCCATATTGACTTGGGCGATATTCACCACCTTTTAATTTTCCTTCGTCTGTTAAAAAGTGCTTTCCATTTTCATTGAGTTTTAGAAAACCTTTCTCAACCAGTTTTTCGAGAAGATCAGCAGTTTTGAGTTTATGTTTAGCAGCAAGTTTTGATGTGGTTAATTTGCTGAAGTTATTTTCATCTTCATTATCTGTTTCTTCTGTAGTTGCTGTCTGTTTAACAGCATCAAGCGTGATTCGAACTTCTTCACTAATACGAATAATTCGCTGCGCTTCTTCATACGCATCTTTAAAGACGTCATCATCTTCATATTTGCGGACAGAAATTCCCATTTCATTATTATTGACTTGGCTAAACTCATAAAGGTTTAAGCTTGAAATAATACATTCAGATTCATTGAGATAGCATTTGGCATGTAAGTTCTTACAAAAACTAAGACGAACATAGTCCAGTTTCTGAATCCATTTGATCTCTTCAGGATGTAAGTCACTTTTACCATAGACAATACGGACGTCAATCTTCAGACGATCTTTGTCTTCTAAAAGTTCTTTAATACGATCATTAAGACGTAAATAAGGACTGATGAGAATTAAACGCTCTTTGGCATTTTTGATGAGTTCTTCTAAGAAGAAATTCGTTGCGCTCGTGTTTAAGAACTTAGCCATTGATCCCCTCGAATGTTATCTCTTATGTTTATTTTATAAGCATAAGATATAGGGAAAAGGGGCATCACTCAACCTTTAAAAAATATGCCATTGGCGGAAACATTATGCCCAAAACCACAACCTGAAATGTCTCCACTTTGTTTTAGTAAAGCACGACGCCCAAGCTTGGCATCAAAGTCAAAAGAAATATCAATATTACAATCATTCACTCGATAGATTTTGCGCGTTTGACCAAGCGGCATTGATGTCTCAAAAGTGCCAATGTTTGGTCCATAAATGAGACTACGCGCACCCATATATAGCCCTTCATATTGAATACTGTAGTTATTTTTACTTTGTTGAATGGTTAAGGTATTCCATTCGCCAAAACCTGCATGTTGTATATATTTACCTGTAATTTGTTTGGTATTTTGAGGTGTTGGCAACTGTTTTAAATTGAATTGACTCATACTCGACTCAGGATATGCCAAGTACCAAGCCCGCGCCAATTGTGCTTTGCCTAATTTGGCATAGCCTAAACCGACATTATTAAAGGCAAGTTCAACGTCACGTTGTTTCATCCGGATGCCACTTTCATCTTCATTCAGCAGGCAAAACCCACTCCATGAAGCTTGCTGTTTAAATTGTTCAATTGCTTTTGTATATTGTTTTTGATCGTAGAATTTTTTGCCCTGATAGGCATAAGTTTTTACTTTGGCACAACCTTGTTTTAGTTCTTGTGCAAAGCTAATTTCGGCATGTGTCGCGGTCGCAAGCGCAAGGTATAAGGCACTCGCTAAAACTATTTTATTCATCATCATGATTCGTTATCGATTGCTTTATTCATAGCAAATAAATAAAGCAAAGAACAGCGATGCGTTGTCTTATTTTGTTAGACCGATCAGGCGTTCTATGCGCAGCATAAAGCTTAGCCGGCATCACAGGTTTGTTCGTATTTTCAATATTTCAGATGAAGATGAAATGAAGGGTATGACCTATATTCATCAAAATTTTGACATAAAAAAAGCAGAACCGAAGTTCTGCCTGTGAGCAAATATCAATTAAAAATGATATTTAACCAATGCGCTGACATCATGTTGATCAATGTCTGTGCCGTATTTATTATTCCAAACTGAATGCTCAATACCGACATACAGCTTAGTCTCAGGAGAAATGTGTTTACCAACATTCCATTTGTATTGAGACGTCCAGTTTAATTCGCTCTTATGATCAGGACCTTCAGCAGTTGACCAATCTAGGAAAGCATCTGCTAAGAATTCTTCACCAGCAATTTTAAATGGAACCGCATAAGTGATAGTCATTTGATAATCATCTTTTTGCAGGTCATTTTCAGCTTTGTAGAAGTTGATATTGGCATAGCTCGTGTATGGAATATCTAAAGAGAAACCAAAACCGTATAAGTAATTATTGAAGCTTGAGCCACCTTCCCAAGTGGTTGCAACCAATACATCTTTGATTGGACCAAGTTCAAGTTTTTGACCTGTAACAGCACCAAGGCTAACACGTGGTGAAACTTCGAAGTAAGTCTCATTACCTGCATCTGTATTGCTACGGTCAGCGAAAGCGAAGAAATCGCCAT encodes:
- a CDS encoding phospholipase D family protein yields the protein MAKFLNTSATNFFLEELIKNAKERLILISPYLRLNDRIKELLEDKDRLKIDVRIVYGKSDLHPEEIKWIQKLDYVRLSFCKNLHAKCYLNESECIISSLNLYEFSQVNNNEMGISVRKYEDDDVFKDAYEEAQRIIRISEEVRITLDAVKQTATTEETDNEDENNFSKLTTSKLAAKHKLKTADLLEKLVEKGFLKLNENGKHFLTDEGKLKGGEYRPSQYGGYFLWNDTTEL
- the urtB gene encoding urea ABC transporter permease subunit UrtB, translated to MDISFAEFGAIFAMQGFNGLSVFCVLLLMALGLAIIFGQMGVINMAHGEFLTIGAYTTFFISTLTESFFPQLLPYYFLIAIIAAFLTAGIIGYMVERLMISRLYQRPLDTLLATWGLSLIMQQLFRSVFGPKEVSPTLPDWLMGSYQPTETIDIPINGLFLVGVTLTVTAFVYFLIYRSRWGLQLRATNQNRFMSGAVGINTKRVDSLTFALGCGLAGIAGAAFTTIGSTGPTAGSLYIVDTFLVVVFGGAASLLGTIASAFSIAQAQSILEFFLSGSVAKVITLATVIIILMLRPQGLFSIKVRK
- a CDS encoding hybrid sensor histidine kinase/response regulator gives rise to the protein MQPDAHSSQAPQRVIPTRRKYNTWVVDESIEDYALRYAPKSVRKWSLWTVTNTAIAAVSFLAMEALGATMLWQYGFSNAFWALLVVSLIIFLTSWPIAYYAARYNVDIDLLTRGAGFGYIGSSITSVIYASFTFIFFAFEAAIMALALELGLGLPLSIGYLVSSLIVLPLVVKGIGFINKVQAFTQPIWLFLLLLPWCFVLVKHPSLVHELALIEGVKSNTASFNLAFFGASCTVLFALITQIGEQADYLRFLPDKKKIKNKWNLAVFLGGPAWILAGFAKIFMGMLLMALALKFFVPNSELTDPNYLYWIAFQQVVAHPGVALFLTVLFVCIAQIKINVTNAYAGSLAWSNFFARLTHSHPGRVVWLVFNVFIALLLMELGVIHAVERVLGLYSNVALAWVGAIVADLIICKPLGLSPKGIEFRRAYLYDINPVGVGSLFIASSLSLLCYWGIFGEIAQSLAGFIALGTSMLCVPFIAYMTKGKYYLARKEKPALSCVETQTCVVCEHDYEVADMASCPAYNSHICSLCCTLEARCHDLCKPHARWSSQLRVFATWFLPKYWVQYINTRLSLYILLLLVLGIVLAVSLSLIYLQELSSTGYSFQQQDALLTLFIKIYAVLFLLLCVAAWWLVLNDESRRQAQQESNTQTQLLMDEIEAHKITDRQLQDARIQAEKANEAKSRYVIGISHELRTPLNSILGYSQLLQKQEQLSDKGEAALGVISRSGQHLTSLIDGLLDLARIETGKISLESSNIDFPKFLNQIVHMFEPQFMQKQLDFQVFISNKIPQYVRTDKKRLEQVLINILGNALKFTVSGRVTFKVEYRFQTAYFEIQDTGCGIAEDDIERIFQPFERGHNVIQGSFAGTGLGLPIVKLLVDILGGELKMNSQLKQGSVFKIKLYLPSKSLIHPIADVASNTVVGYSGQRRKILVVDNELTDRGLVLNFLQPLGFILEEAESGLECLRKVPVFQPDLILMDLSMPMLGGWETAKLLRKNKITNVPIIIISADANERMQNPETDVLNEDFLVKPVDLNLLLNKVGDKLGLSWIHQHEDEHVPEIYLPIQPNFEDIIDPIQIEPVQKPNPLTLKEAMQQLEQHLSIGYIRGAKEQLAQCMQDFSQHQELWAQIEQDLKQFDFKTSIQRLQQQNNALE
- a CDS encoding response regulator transcription factor, with protein sequence MLESILIVDDIPENLSLLHESLDQAGYQVLVATNGFSAIEIAHRSQPDMILLDGSMPEMDGFETCLQLKSSPMTEHIPVIFMTGLTETEHILKGFQVGGVDYVTKPLNIDEVQARVKTHLLQARLMHQQKQMLDATGSAIVSLNLNGEMIWQTPVVSELLKRHEIDLEHFQKSLNIWLQDLLKQPDQAHFIHGQYGHQQHQLQLNLLTPMDGNRVFKHVLVQLKEQTQMPSAEEIAQACPTLTPREAEVMHWVTMGKTNRDIAEILQLSPRTVNKHLEHVFEKLFVETRTAAVLHVTSACQNQAVA
- a CDS encoding outer membrane protein OmpK; translation: MKIKQIAALCALASTVAVAQAAPVWQDFSLTALYGENYAYPGAGDDVEQSTITAEYAAGLKYGDFFAFADRSNTDAGNETYFEVSPRVSLGAVTGQKLELGPIKDVLVATTWEGGSSFNNYLYGFGFSLDIPYTSYANINFYKAENDLQKDDYQMTITYAVPFKIAGEEFLADAFLDWSTAEGPDHKSELNWTSQYKWNVGKHISPETKLYVGIEHSVWNNKYGTDIDQHDVSALVKYHF
- the urtA gene encoding urea ABC transporter substrate-binding protein — its product is MTLKAKVKTSGLLAGVLAVPFLLAPMLTNASVPATAKVNTTKLKVDDKFVYVGQLHSATGTMAISETGSIQAERLAIEQINKQGGILGRQIKIIQEDGASDWPTFAEKARKLSEKDRVAAIFGCWTSASRKAVLPIIERNNSLLYYPTFYEGLEQSKNVIYTGQEATQQVLEALNWLSSVKKAKTFYLIGSDYIWPRTTMKIARTHIEKVLKGKVVGEEYYPLGHTQFGSLINKTKLKKPDAIFAAVVGGSNVSFYKQMKAAGVTGDKQTLLTLSVTEDELLGIGGENMKGFYSSMKYFQSLNNPNNQAFVKAFKAKYGPKAVIGDVTQAAYLGPWLWKAAVEKAGSFDVAKVTAASKGLEMKTAPEGYVKIDPNHHLWSKSRIAEVQTNGQFKVVYESKGLIKPNPFPKGY
- the urtD gene encoding urea ABC transporter ATP-binding protein UrtD, producing MSKVGVEMTKPVLVIEDLTVSFDGFKAVSDLNFYLDKNEVHVVIGPNGAGKTTVLDLICGKTKATSGTIKFNDIELTKLKEFDIVRKGVGRKFQNPNIYENLSVYDNLEMSFPRGRNVFGALFFKRTKDVEDRIQEVAGMIFLTDLLDTPAGLLSHGQKQWLEIGMLLMQDPELLMLDEPVAGMSVSEREQTAQLLKKISQGRSVLVIEHDMEFVKTIADKVTVLHQGRILAAGKMDDVQNDPKVIEVYLGH
- the urtC gene encoding urea ABC transporter permease subunit UrtC; its protein translation is MKNLANAFLGGKEGAIGLAILAVLILLVMPMFLDIFRLNLMGKYLTFAFVAIGLVLCWGHGGILSLGQGIFFGIGGYCMAMFLKLEASDMQSTAAQTTPGIPDFMDWNQITSLPMLWEPFHSFGFTLFAIIIIPILLAFIIGFAMFTRRVGDVYFSIIMQAIVAILTILIIGQQGFTGGINGITDLKTLHGWDIRTDEAKYVLYYINALLLIAVIMISRFVLSSKLGRLLSAMRDKEERVRFSGYDVAMYKVFIFCFAAVVSSIGGAMFTLQVGFMSPTIIGIVPSIEMVILAAVGGRLSLIGAVYGAVLVNLGKTYFSEAFPELWLFLLGGLFIFVVMFLPDGLAGVYQKYVRPLFLKKKVADKPTPPPANDPEDIPEPVVEGGVK